One stretch of Acidimicrobiales bacterium DNA includes these proteins:
- a CDS encoding ferredoxin, producing MHVIINLELCEGHGQCVDAAPDVFELRDDGLAYLLMDDIPESYRAQVDNAALRCPPEAILIVD from the coding sequence ATGCACGTCATCATCAATCTCGAGCTCTGCGAGGGCCACGGGCAGTGCGTCGACGCCGCTCCCGACGTCTTCGAGCTCCGCGACGACGGGCTCGCCTACCTGTTGATGGACGACATCCCCGAGTCCTATCGCGCCCAGGTCGACAACGCGGCGCTGCGCTGCCCCCCCGAGGCGATCCTCATCGTCGACTGA
- a CDS encoding hemerythrin domain-containing protein has protein sequence MNERRTVAGAAPSVDAPAPPFGRHGPDVVAVMHVEHEQLRSALRALRVAPTPTRRGVDQLIADVVAHETVEEELLHPLLHQLEAGRSLRRDLLAEERALTSRLVGLRRSLRWYRRRRHLPAELQALGEALERHLHHEEALVFPAVEGHEPETALQIRGTWAARARRFTPTRPHPHVPQGAGLLFVTPFVALLDRSLDRLVGRRLLDPRRGRARR, from the coding sequence TTGAACGAACGCCGCACGGTCGCCGGTGCTGCGCCGAGCGTCGATGCGCCGGCGCCGCCGTTCGGGCGGCACGGGCCGGACGTCGTCGCGGTGATGCACGTCGAGCACGAGCAACTGCGCTCGGCACTCCGGGCACTGCGCGTCGCCCCGACCCCCACCCGCCGCGGCGTCGATCAGTTGATCGCCGACGTAGTCGCGCACGAGACGGTCGAAGAAGAGCTCCTCCACCCGCTCCTCCACCAGCTGGAGGCGGGCCGCTCGCTCCGCCGTGACCTGCTTGCCGAGGAGCGGGCGCTCACCTCGCGACTCGTCGGCCTGCGCCGCAGCCTGCGTTGGTACCGCCGCCGTCGCCACCTCCCCGCCGAGCTGCAGGCGCTCGGGGAGGCGCTCGAGCGCCACCTCCACCACGAGGAGGCGCTCGTCTTCCCGGCGGTCGAGGGGCACGAGCCCGAGACCGCGCTGCAGATCCGCGGCACGTGGGCGGCGCGGGCGCGGCGCTTCACGCCCACCCGCCCCCATCCGCACGTCCCCCAGGGCGCCGGTCTCCTCTTCGTCACCCCGTTCGTCGCACTCCTCGATCGCAGTCTTGACCGTCTCGTCGGCCGCCGGCTCCTCGATCCCCGCCGCGGGCGAGCGCGTCGCTGA